One region of Myxocyprinus asiaticus isolate MX2 ecotype Aquarium Trade chromosome 38, UBuf_Myxa_2, whole genome shotgun sequence genomic DNA includes:
- the efemp2b gene encoding EGF-containing fibulin-like extracellular matrix protein 2b isoform X2 — protein MRATYVLLCVGLVLLPASICQSPAERDTYTECTDGYEWDAQTQLCRDINECETIQGACQGEMKCFNHYGGYLCLPRSASVITAPEPSSQSDPILPVETNEAFNPCPVGYRAQEDRCVDIDECKLDQHDCQPSQQCMNTLGTYTCQCPDGYSKIGIECVDIDECRYRYCQHRCVNVPGSFSCECEPGFQLAGNNRSCVDVNECETGTHLCGEGQVCVNIHGGHQCVDSNRCQDPYMQVSENRCICPVVKPECRDLPFSIVHRYMSITSERSVPSDIFQIQATSVYPGSYNTFRIRSGDDNGEFYIRQINNISAMLVLAQAVTGPKEYILDLEMVSVNPLMNHQTSSVLRLTVYVGHYAF, from the exons ATGAGAGCCACATATGTGTTACTTTGCGTGGGTCTGGTCCTTCTTCCTGCTTCAATCTGTCAGTCCCCTGCTGAACGTGACACTTACACT GAGTGTACAGATGGCTATGAGTGGGATGCACAGACTCAACTCTGTCGAG ACATAAACGAGTGTGAGACTATACAGGGGGCTTGTCAGGGAGAGATGAAATGCTTTAACCACTATGGTGGTTACCTGTGCCTTCCTCGCTCCGCCTCCGTTATCACCGCTCCTGAGCCCTCCAGCCAATCAGATCCCATTCTGCCTGTGGAGACTAATGAGGCTTTTAACCCCTGCCCCGTTGGTTACAGAGCCCAAGAAGATCGCTGTGTGG ACATTGATGAGTGTAAATTGGATCAACATGACTGCCAGCCCAGCCAGCAGTGCATGAACACATTGGGCACTTACACCTGCCAATGCCCTGACGGCTACAGCAAGATTGGCATAGAGTGTGTAG ATATTGACGAGTGCAGATACAGGTACTGTCAGCATCGCTGTGTGAATGTGCCTGGATCTTTCTCTTGTGAGTGTGAGCCTGGGTTCCAGCTGGCGGGCAACAACCGATCCTGTGTTG ATGTAAATGAGTGTGAGACAGGCACTCATCTGTGTGGAGAGGGACAGGTCTGTGTGAATATCCATGGGGGACATCAGTGTGTGGACTCCAACCGCTGCCAGGACCCCTACATGCAGGTCTCAGAGAA TCGCTGTATATGTCCTGTGGTGAAGCCAGAGTGTCGCGATCTGCCCTTCTCCATTGTGCATCGATACATGAGCATCACCTCTGAACGTTCTGTTCCCTCGGACATCTTCCAGATCCAGGCCACAAGTGTTTACCCTGGATCCTACAATACCTTCCGCATTCGCTCCGGAGATGACAATGGAGAATTCTACATACGG CAAATCAACAACATCAGTGCCATGTTGGTTCTGGCCCAAGCAGTGACTGGACCCAAAGAGTACATCCTTGATCTGGAGATGGTGTCTGTCAATCCTCTCATGAACCACCAGACCAGCTCAGTTCTGCGTCTCACCGTTTATGTTGGGCATTATGCTTTCTGA
- the efemp2b gene encoding EGF-containing fibulin-like extracellular matrix protein 2b isoform X1 gives MRATYVLLCVGLVLLPASICQSPAERDTYTECTDGYEWDAQTQLCRDINECETIQGACQGEMKCFNHYGGYLCLPRSASVITAPEPSSQSDPILPVETNEAFNPCPVGYRAQEDRCVDIDECKLDQHDCQPSQQCMNTLGTYTCQCPDGYSKIGIECVDIDECRYRYCQHRCVNVPGSFSCECEPGFQLAGNNRSCVDVNECEMGAHCQQRCYNTYGSFLCRCDQGYDLGPDGFSCNEIDECIFSSYLCQFQCVNAPGGFSCVCPDGYELHGTRQCQDVNECETGTHLCGEGQVCVNIHGGHQCVDSNRCQDPYMQVSENRCICPVVKPECRDLPFSIVHRYMSITSERSVPSDIFQIQATSVYPGSYNTFRIRSGDDNGEFYIRQINNISAMLVLAQAVTGPKEYILDLEMVSVNPLMNHQTSSVLRLTVYVGHYAF, from the exons ATGAGAGCCACATATGTGTTACTTTGCGTGGGTCTGGTCCTTCTTCCTGCTTCAATCTGTCAGTCCCCTGCTGAACGTGACACTTACACT GAGTGTACAGATGGCTATGAGTGGGATGCACAGACTCAACTCTGTCGAG ACATAAACGAGTGTGAGACTATACAGGGGGCTTGTCAGGGAGAGATGAAATGCTTTAACCACTATGGTGGTTACCTGTGCCTTCCTCGCTCCGCCTCCGTTATCACCGCTCCTGAGCCCTCCAGCCAATCAGATCCCATTCTGCCTGTGGAGACTAATGAGGCTTTTAACCCCTGCCCCGTTGGTTACAGAGCCCAAGAAGATCGCTGTGTGG ACATTGATGAGTGTAAATTGGATCAACATGACTGCCAGCCCAGCCAGCAGTGCATGAACACATTGGGCACTTACACCTGCCAATGCCCTGACGGCTACAGCAAGATTGGCATAGAGTGTGTAG ATATTGACGAGTGCAGATACAGGTACTGTCAGCATCGCTGTGTGAATGTGCCTGGATCTTTCTCTTGTGAGTGTGAGCCTGGGTTCCAGCTGGCGGGCAACAACCGATCCTGTGTTG ATGTAAATGAGTGTGAGATGGGAGCACATTGTCAGCAAAGGTGTTATAACACCTATGGTTCATTCCTGTGTCGTTGTGATCAGGGCTATGACCTGGGACCTGATGGCTTCTCGTGCAATG AGATTGATGAGTGCATCTTTTCCAGTTACCTTTGCCAGTTTCAGTGTGTGAACGCGCCTGGAGGATTCTCTTGTGTGTGTCCAGATGGCTACGAGCTACATGGAACACGGCAATGCCAAG ATGTAAATGAGTGTGAGACAGGCACTCATCTGTGTGGAGAGGGACAGGTCTGTGTGAATATCCATGGGGGACATCAGTGTGTGGACTCCAACCGCTGCCAGGACCCCTACATGCAGGTCTCAGAGAA TCGCTGTATATGTCCTGTGGTGAAGCCAGAGTGTCGCGATCTGCCCTTCTCCATTGTGCATCGATACATGAGCATCACCTCTGAACGTTCTGTTCCCTCGGACATCTTCCAGATCCAGGCCACAAGTGTTTACCCTGGATCCTACAATACCTTCCGCATTCGCTCCGGAGATGACAATGGAGAATTCTACATACGG CAAATCAACAACATCAGTGCCATGTTGGTTCTGGCCCAAGCAGTGACTGGACCCAAAGAGTACATCCTTGATCTGGAGATGGTGTCTGTCAATCCTCTCATGAACCACCAGACCAGCTCAGTTCTGCGTCTCACCGTTTATGTTGGGCATTATGCTTTCTGA